The Streptomyces sp. NBC_01197 genome window below encodes:
- the rpe gene encoding ribulose-phosphate 3-epimerase: protein MAVQINPSILSADFSRLAEEAKAVEGADWLHVDVMDNHFVPNLTLGVPVVEALSRATETPLDCHLMIEDADRWAPQYVEAGAGSVTFHVEAAAAPVRLAREIRAKGARASMALKPATPIEPYEDLLPELDMLLIMTVEPGFGGQSFLDIMLPKIRRTRELISKHGLELWLQVDGGVSASTIERCAEAGADVFVAGSAVYGADDPAAAVRMLRHQAQETTAAAGWACGH, encoded by the coding sequence ATGGCCGTGCAGATCAACCCCAGCATCCTGTCCGCCGACTTCTCCCGACTCGCGGAGGAGGCGAAGGCCGTCGAAGGCGCCGACTGGCTCCACGTCGACGTGATGGACAACCACTTCGTCCCCAATCTGACCCTCGGGGTCCCCGTGGTGGAAGCGCTCAGCCGGGCCACGGAGACGCCGCTGGACTGCCACCTCATGATCGAGGACGCGGACCGCTGGGCGCCGCAGTACGTCGAGGCGGGCGCGGGCTCCGTCACCTTCCACGTGGAGGCCGCCGCCGCCCCCGTACGGCTCGCGCGCGAGATCAGGGCCAAGGGCGCACGTGCCTCCATGGCGCTGAAGCCCGCAACGCCCATCGAGCCCTACGAGGACCTGCTCCCGGAGCTCGACATGCTGCTGATCATGACGGTGGAGCCGGGCTTCGGCGGCCAGTCATTCCTGGACATCATGCTGCCGAAGATCCGCCGCACCCGTGAGCTGATCTCCAAGCACGGACTCGAACTCTGGCTCCAGGTCGACGGCGGGGTCTCCGCGTCCACCATCGAGCGGTGCGCGGAGGCCGGCGCGGACGTCTTCGTCGCGGGCTCCGCGGTGTACGGCGCCGACGACCCGGCGGCGGCGGTCCGGATGCTCCGCCACCAGGCGCAGGAGACGACGGCGGCGGCGGGATGGGCCTGCGGTCACTGA
- a CDS encoding sugar-binding transcriptional regulator, producing the protein MSAGRSALRMGPAELVQAAAMARRFYLEGKSKIQIAEEFGVSRFKVARVLETALERDLVRIEIRVPAELDAERSDALRARYGLRHAVVVESPADAADDAPDPENLGEVAADLLGELVTEGDVLGLAWGRSTIHMAAALNSLPPCTVVQLTGVYDAGTAERGSVEAVRRAAQVSGGEAHPIYAPMLLPDPATAAALRNQTGIARAFEYFDKVTVAAVSIGSWEPGISTVHDMLSDAERAHYASLGAAAEMSAHLFDAEGRRVGRDLGERCITVEADRLRRIPEVVAIAGGQRKAAAIGAVLKSGLVTSLVTDTAAADFLLTESGPGPRPALDRADPDGA; encoded by the coding sequence ATGTCGGCGGGCAGATCAGCCCTGCGGATGGGACCCGCGGAGCTGGTGCAGGCGGCGGCCATGGCCCGTCGCTTCTACCTGGAGGGAAAGTCCAAGATCCAGATCGCCGAGGAGTTCGGCGTCAGCCGGTTCAAGGTCGCCCGGGTCCTGGAGACGGCGCTGGAGCGCGACCTCGTACGGATCGAGATCCGGGTTCCCGCGGAGCTGGACGCGGAACGCTCCGACGCGCTTCGCGCCCGGTACGGGCTGCGCCACGCGGTCGTCGTCGAGTCCCCGGCGGACGCGGCCGACGACGCCCCCGACCCGGAGAACCTGGGTGAGGTCGCCGCCGATCTGCTCGGCGAGCTGGTCACCGAGGGCGATGTGCTGGGCCTCGCCTGGGGGCGCTCCACCATCCACATGGCGGCGGCGCTCAATTCACTCCCGCCGTGCACGGTGGTCCAGCTGACCGGTGTGTACGACGCGGGGACCGCCGAGCGCGGCTCCGTCGAGGCTGTACGGCGCGCCGCCCAGGTCTCCGGGGGGGAGGCGCACCCCATCTACGCCCCGATGCTGCTGCCGGACCCGGCCACGGCCGCCGCGCTGCGCAACCAGACCGGCATCGCGCGCGCCTTCGAGTACTTCGACAAGGTGACCGTGGCCGCGGTGTCCATCGGCTCCTGGGAGCCGGGGATCTCAACGGTCCACGACATGCTCAGCGACGCCGAGCGGGCGCACTACGCCTCGCTCGGGGCCGCCGCCGAGATGTCCGCGCACCTCTTCGACGCCGAGGGGCGGCGGGTCGGGCGTGACCTGGGCGAGCGGTGCATCACCGTCGAGGCCGACCGGCTGCGCCGGATCCCCGAGGTCGTGGCCATCGCGGGCGGCCAGCGCAAGGCGGCGGCGATCGGGGCCGTCCTCAAGTCGGGCCTCGTCACCAGTCTGGTCACCGACACGGCGGCCGCCGACTTCCTGCTGACGGAGAGCGGACCCGGACCGCGCCCGGCGCTGGACCGCGCGGACCCCGACGGGGCCTGA
- a CDS encoding flavin monoamine oxidase family protein, translating into MTSTVPNTAVQHADGQPPITMFGPDFPYAYDDFLAHPAGLGQIPATAHGTEVAVIGGGLSGIITAYELMKMGLKPVVYEADQIGGRLRTVGFDGCDPSLTAELGAMRFPPSSTALQHYIDLVGLETKTFPNPLAPGTPSTVVDLKGESHYATSVDDLPQVYRDVMHAWNACLEEGADFSDMNRALRERDVPRIREIWARLVEQLDDQTFYGFLCGSEAFSSFRHREIFGQVGFGTGGWDTDFPNSILEILRVVYTEADDHHRGIVGGSQQLPLRLWDREPQKTVHWPSGTSLASLHGGEPRPAVTRLHRTAGNRITVTDASGDIRTYPAAVFTAQSWMLLSKIDCDDALFPIDHWTAMERTHYMESSKLFVPVDRPFWLDEALDDNGNPTGRDTMSMTLTDRMTRGTYLLDDGPDRPATICLSYTWCDDSLKWLPLSAHERMEVMLKSLGEIYPKVDIRRHIIGNPVTVSWEDEPYFMGAFKANLPGHYRYQRRLFTHFMQDRLPEDRRGLFLAGDDISWTAGWAEGAVQTALNAVWGVMHHFGGTTDAANPGPGDLYDEIAPVELPED; encoded by the coding sequence ATGACGTCCACGGTGCCCAACACCGCCGTTCAGCACGCCGACGGCCAGCCGCCGATCACCATGTTCGGACCGGATTTCCCCTACGCCTACGACGACTTCCTCGCGCACCCGGCGGGCCTCGGCCAGATACCCGCCACGGCGCACGGCACCGAGGTCGCCGTCATCGGTGGCGGGCTCTCGGGGATCATCACCGCGTATGAGCTGATGAAGATGGGCCTCAAGCCGGTGGTGTACGAGGCCGACCAGATCGGCGGACGGCTGCGCACCGTGGGCTTCGACGGCTGCGACCCCTCGCTCACCGCGGAACTGGGGGCCATGCGCTTCCCTCCGTCCTCCACGGCGCTCCAGCACTACATCGACCTGGTGGGCCTCGAGACGAAGACCTTCCCCAACCCGCTGGCCCCCGGCACCCCTTCGACGGTGGTCGACCTCAAGGGCGAGTCGCACTACGCCACATCCGTGGACGACCTTCCGCAGGTCTACCGCGATGTGATGCACGCCTGGAACGCCTGCCTGGAGGAGGGCGCGGACTTCTCCGACATGAACCGGGCCCTGCGCGAGCGCGACGTACCGCGGATCCGGGAGATCTGGGCGCGGCTCGTCGAACAGCTGGACGACCAGACGTTCTACGGTTTCCTCTGCGGGTCCGAGGCGTTCTCCTCGTTCCGGCACCGCGAGATCTTCGGCCAGGTCGGCTTCGGGACGGGCGGCTGGGACACCGACTTCCCCAACTCCATCCTGGAGATCCTCCGGGTCGTCTACACCGAGGCGGACGACCACCACCGCGGGATCGTCGGGGGCTCGCAGCAGCTGCCGCTGCGGCTCTGGGACCGCGAACCGCAGAAGACCGTCCACTGGCCGTCCGGCACCTCGCTCGCGTCGCTGCACGGCGGGGAGCCCCGCCCGGCGGTGACCCGGCTGCACCGCACGGCGGGTAACCGCATCACCGTCACCGACGCGTCCGGCGACATACGCACCTACCCGGCCGCGGTCTTCACTGCACAGTCCTGGATGCTGCTCTCCAAGATCGACTGCGACGACGCGCTCTTCCCCATCGACCACTGGACGGCGATGGAGCGCACCCACTACATGGAGTCGTCCAAGCTGTTCGTCCCGGTGGACCGGCCCTTCTGGCTCGACGAGGCCCTGGACGACAACGGGAACCCGACCGGCCGCGACACCATGTCGATGACGCTCACCGACCGGATGACGCGTGGCACCTACCTGCTGGACGACGGGCCGGACCGGCCCGCCACGATCTGCCTCTCGTACACCTGGTGCGACGACAGCCTCAAGTGGCTGCCGCTCTCCGCGCACGAGCGGATGGAGGTCATGCTGAAGTCGCTCGGGGAGATCTACCCGAAGGTGGACATCCGCCGGCACATCATCGGCAACCCGGTCACCGTCTCCTGGGAGGACGAGCCCTACTTCATGGGCGCGTTCAAGGCCAACCTGCCCGGCCACTACCGCTACCAGCGGCGGCTGTTCACCCACTTCATGCAGGACCGGCTGCCCGAGGACCGGCGCGGGCTGTTCCTCGCGGGCGACGACATCTCCTGGACGGCCGGCTGGGCCGAGGGCGCCGTGCAGACCGCGCTCAACGCGGTCTGGGGCGTCATGCATCACTTCGGCGGTACGACCGACGCGGCCAACCCAGGGCCCGGCGACCTGTACGACGAGATCGCGCCGGTCGAACTGCCCGAGGACTGA
- a CDS encoding ATP-binding protein, with amino-acid sequence MADSATARDAASRFLSQNCPWADVDAVLLVISELVANAARHTAGWWHLRLSAEPGVLTVEMDDDSPEHPVAREPDFTGGGGFGWHMVLRLAGRVEISPRPSGKTVRAIWSHPAAGPAAV; translated from the coding sequence TTGGCAGACAGTGCCACGGCCCGCGATGCCGCCAGCCGATTTCTGTCCCAGAACTGCCCCTGGGCCGATGTCGACGCTGTGCTGCTCGTGATCAGCGAACTCGTCGCCAACGCGGCACGTCACACCGCGGGCTGGTGGCACCTGAGGCTGAGCGCCGAGCCCGGCGTGCTGACGGTGGAGATGGACGACGACAGCCCGGAGCACCCCGTCGCCCGTGAGCCCGACTTCACGGGAGGCGGCGGGTTCGGGTGGCACATGGTGCTGCGGCTGGCCGGGCGGGTCGAGATCAGCCCGCGCCCATCCGGCAAGACGGTCCGGGCGATCTGGTCGCATCCGGCGGCCGGGCCCGCGGCTGTCTGA
- a CDS encoding carbon-nitrogen hydrolase family protein has protein sequence MPPLRTALLQSSGRPGDVAGNLTALDEAADRAAASGAGLLVCPELFLTGYAIGDDVPRLAEPADGASARAVSDTAVRHGIAVLYGYPERNGERIHNAAQLIGADGHSLANYRKTHLFGCFEQKWFTPGDTPVVQAELAGLRIGIMICYDVEFPENVRAHALAGTDLLLVPTAQMHPFQFVAESLVPVRAFENQLYIAYVNRTGPEGDFEFVGLSCLAGPDGTVRARAGRGTELITGDADPALLRASRENNPYLRDRRPDLYRSLV, from the coding sequence ATGCCGCCGCTGCGCACCGCCCTGCTCCAGAGTTCCGGCCGCCCCGGCGACGTCGCGGGGAACCTCACCGCGCTGGACGAGGCAGCGGACCGCGCCGCGGCCTCCGGCGCCGGACTGCTGGTCTGCCCCGAACTCTTCCTCACCGGATACGCGATCGGTGACGACGTGCCCCGGCTGGCCGAGCCCGCCGACGGTGCGAGCGCGCGGGCCGTCTCGGACACCGCGGTACGCCACGGGATCGCGGTGCTCTACGGCTACCCCGAACGCAATGGAGAGCGGATCCACAACGCGGCCCAGCTCATCGGCGCCGATGGTCACTCGCTGGCCAACTACCGCAAGACCCACCTCTTCGGCTGCTTCGAGCAGAAGTGGTTCACGCCGGGAGACACCCCCGTCGTCCAGGCGGAGCTGGCCGGACTCCGGATCGGCATCATGATCTGCTACGACGTGGAGTTCCCGGAGAACGTCCGGGCGCACGCACTCGCCGGTACCGATCTGCTCCTGGTCCCCACCGCCCAGATGCACCCCTTCCAGTTCGTCGCCGAGTCCCTGGTGCCGGTCCGCGCCTTCGAGAACCAGCTGTACATCGCGTACGTCAACCGCACCGGCCCCGAGGGCGACTTCGAGTTCGTCGGCCTCAGCTGTCTGGCAGGCCCTGACGGGACCGTCCGCGCCCGTGCCGGACGCGGCACGGAGCTGATCACCGGCGACGCGGACCCCGCGCTGCTGCGCGCCTCGCGCGAGAACAACCCGTATCTCCGCGACCGCCGCCCGGACCTCTACCGCTCGCTGGTCTGA
- a CDS encoding SDR family oxidoreductase → MSDGEAAPAPGSPALHCLVTGATGYIGGRLVPELLDAGHRVRCLARNPDRLRDHPWAGRAEAVRGDVTDAASVAASMRGIDVAYYLVHALNTGSGFEETDRSAARIFGEQARAAGVRRIVYLGGLTPDGVPEQDLSPHLRSRAEVGRILIRSGVPTTVLRAAVIIGSGSASFEMLRYLTERLPVMVTPSWVSTRIQPIAVRDVLRYLVGSALMPGDVHRSFDIGGPDIMTYRDMMCRFASVAGLPNRLILPVPMLSPRLSSHWIGLVTPVPRSLARPLAESLRYEVVCREHDIARYVPDRPGVPFSFDQALRLALQRVQDAQVTTRWSSASLPGAPSDPLPTDPGWAGGSLYTDRRQLTMDAPPEALWRIVEGVGGDNGWYSFPLAWAVRGWLDRLAGGVGLRRGRRDAQRLRVGDSLDFWRVEAIEPGRLLRLRAEMRLPGLAWLEMSVDQDGRGRTRYRQRALFHPRGLLGHAYWWSVAPFHAVVFGGMARNIAGAADRASWPAPDEPRTSPGRPGRIPPDEE, encoded by the coding sequence ATGAGCGACGGTGAAGCGGCACCCGCCCCGGGCTCACCCGCACTGCACTGCCTGGTCACCGGGGCGACCGGCTACATCGGTGGCCGACTGGTGCCCGAACTGCTCGACGCCGGCCACCGCGTCCGCTGTCTGGCCAGGAACCCGGACAGACTGCGGGACCACCCCTGGGCCGGACGGGCGGAAGCCGTACGGGGCGATGTCACCGATGCCGCGTCGGTGGCCGCGTCCATGCGGGGCATCGACGTGGCGTACTACCTGGTGCACGCGCTGAACACCGGCTCCGGCTTCGAGGAGACGGACCGCAGCGCGGCCAGGATCTTCGGCGAGCAGGCCCGGGCCGCCGGGGTCCGGCGCATCGTCTATCTGGGCGGCCTCACCCCCGACGGCGTACCGGAGCAGGATCTCTCACCGCATCTGCGCTCGCGGGCCGAGGTCGGCCGGATCCTCATCAGGTCGGGGGTGCCGACCACCGTGCTGCGCGCCGCCGTCATCATCGGCTCCGGGTCCGCGTCCTTCGAGATGCTGCGGTATCTCACCGAGCGGCTGCCGGTCATGGTCACGCCGAGCTGGGTCAGCACCCGGATCCAGCCGATCGCCGTCCGCGACGTGCTGCGGTATCTGGTCGGCAGCGCCCTCATGCCGGGCGATGTGCACCGTTCCTTCGACATCGGGGGCCCCGACATCATGACGTACCGCGACATGATGTGCCGGTTCGCCTCGGTCGCCGGTCTCCCGAACCGGCTCATCCTGCCGGTGCCGATGCTGTCGCCCCGCCTGTCCAGCCACTGGATCGGCCTGGTCACCCCGGTGCCGCGCTCGCTCGCCCGGCCGCTCGCCGAGTCGCTGCGCTACGAAGTCGTGTGCCGCGAACACGACATCGCGCGGTATGTGCCGGACCGTCCCGGAGTGCCGTTCAGCTTCGACCAGGCGCTCCGGCTGGCGCTCCAGCGGGTCCAGGACGCCCAGGTCACCACCCGCTGGTCGTCCGCCTCGCTGCCCGGCGCCCCGAGCGATCCGCTGCCCACCGACCCCGGCTGGGCGGGCGGCAGCCTCTACACGGACCGGCGCCAACTCACCATGGACGCACCCCCGGAAGCGCTCTGGCGGATCGTCGAGGGCGTCGGTGGCGACAACGGCTGGTACTCCTTCCCGCTCGCCTGGGCCGTCCGCGGCTGGCTGGACCGGCTGGCCGGCGGGGTAGGTCTGCGCCGCGGACGAAGGGACGCCCAGCGGCTCAGGGTCGGCGACTCGCTCGACTTCTGGCGGGTCGAGGCGATCGAGCCGGGCCGGCTGCTGCGGCTGCGGGCCGAGATGCGGCTGCCCGGGCTCGCCTGGCTGGAGATGTCCGTGGACCAGGACGGCCGGGGGCGCACCCGCTACCGGCAGCGCGCCCTCTTCCACCCCCGGGGACTGCTCGGACACGCGTACTGGTGGAGTGTCGCGCCCTTCCATGCCGTCGTCTTCGGAGGAATGGCCCGCAATATCGCCGGGGCGGCCGACCGCGCGAGCTGGCCGGCCCCCGATGAACCCCGGACGAGCCCGGGCCGGCCGGGACGGATTCCCCCCGACGAGGAGTGA
- a CDS encoding cryptochrome/photolyase family protein: MSVSVALFTANLRLHDNPPLRAALASADEVVPLFVRDRVIESAGFATPNRQAFLADCLAGLDAGLRKRGGRLVVRSGDVTTEVCRAAAETGAAEVHMAAGVSAYEQHREDRLRAALEADGRRLHVHDAVITAVPPGAVTPASSDHFAVFTPYFKRWSEERLRTVQGAPRTVRVPGAALSDRLPSRTDVSGVSEGLAVGGEREGRARWSAWQRNGLAGYEDHHDDLAGDLTSRLSPHLHFGTLSPVELVHGASRRGGAGADAFVRQLCWRDFHHQVLAARPAAARADYRSQHDHWRTERSAAREITAWKEGRTGYPVVDAAMRQLRHEGWMHNRGRLLTASFLAKTLYVDWRVGARYFLELLVDGDVANNQLNWQWVAGTGTDSRPNRVFNPVTQGKRYDPQGDYVRRWVPELAGLAGPAVHAPWKLRGPERAAYDYPGPLLALSDGLARFKRARGRA; this comes from the coding sequence ATGAGCGTGTCGGTCGCCCTGTTCACCGCCAACCTCCGGCTGCATGACAATCCGCCGCTGCGCGCGGCCCTCGCGTCGGCGGACGAGGTGGTGCCGCTGTTCGTCCGCGACCGGGTCATCGAGTCGGCGGGCTTCGCCACGCCCAACCGGCAGGCGTTCCTGGCCGACTGCCTGGCCGGCCTCGACGCGGGGCTGCGGAAGCGCGGCGGCCGGCTCGTCGTACGGTCGGGCGACGTCACCACTGAGGTCTGCCGGGCGGCCGCGGAGACGGGCGCCGCCGAAGTGCATATGGCGGCCGGGGTCAGCGCCTACGAGCAGCACAGGGAGGACCGGCTGCGCGCGGCGCTGGAGGCGGACGGCAGGCGGCTGCACGTCCACGACGCGGTGATCACGGCGGTGCCGCCGGGTGCGGTCACCCCCGCCTCCTCGGACCACTTCGCGGTGTTCACCCCGTACTTCAAACGCTGGTCGGAGGAGCGGCTGCGCACCGTCCAGGGCGCGCCGCGCACGGTACGGGTGCCCGGGGCCGCCCTGTCCGACCGGCTGCCGTCGCGCACGGACGTGTCCGGGGTCTCGGAAGGACTCGCCGTCGGCGGCGAGCGCGAGGGCCGCGCCCGCTGGTCGGCCTGGCAGCGGAACGGGCTCGCCGGGTACGAGGACCACCATGACGACCTGGCGGGCGATCTGACGTCCCGGCTCTCGCCGCATCTGCACTTCGGCACCCTCTCCCCCGTCGAGCTGGTGCACGGCGCCTCGCGGAGGGGCGGTGCGGGCGCCGACGCCTTCGTACGGCAGCTGTGCTGGCGGGACTTCCACCACCAGGTGCTGGCCGCGCGCCCGGCGGCCGCTCGCGCCGACTACCGCTCGCAGCACGACCATTGGCGTACCGAGCGGTCCGCCGCGCGGGAGATCACCGCCTGGAAGGAGGGGCGCACCGGATATCCGGTGGTCGACGCCGCCATGCGGCAGCTGCGGCACGAGGGCTGGATGCACAACCGGGGGCGGCTGCTCACCGCGAGTTTCCTCGCCAAGACGCTGTACGTGGACTGGCGGGTCGGCGCCCGGTACTTCCTGGAGCTGCTGGTGGACGGCGATGTCGCCAACAACCAGCTCAACTGGCAGTGGGTGGCGGGCACCGGCACGGACAGCAGGCCGAACCGGGTGTTCAACCCGGTGACCCAGGGCAAGCGGTACGACCCGCAGGGGGATTACGTCCGCCGCTGGGTCCCCGAGCTGGCCGGTCTCGCGGGGCCGGCCGTGCACGCACCGTGGAAGCTCCGGGGGCCCGAACGCGCCGCGTACGACTATCCCGGGCCCCTGCTCGCACTCTCCGACGGCCTGGCCCGCTTCAAGCGGGCCCGCGGCCGGGCCTGA
- a CDS encoding GuaB1 family IMP dehydrogenase-related protein encodes MRFLNDLKPPYDLTYDDVFMVPSHSAVGSRQGVDLSAPDGTGTTIPLVVANMTAIAGRRMAETVARRGGLVVIPQDIPIEVVTEVISWVKTRHLVLDTPIVLAPTQTVADALSLLPKRAHNAGVVVDEDSRPVGVVTDEDLAGVDRFTQLSEVMSSKDLVLLDADIDPREAFNRLDGANRRYAPAVDTDGRLVGILTRRGALRATLYSPAVDAHGRLRIAAAVGINGDVAGKAKQLLDAGADTIVVDTAHGHQESMIAAVRAVRALDPRVPIVAGNIVAAEGVRDLIEAGADIIKVGVGPGAMCTTRMMTGVGRPQFSAVLECATEARKFGKHVWADGGVRHPRDVAMALAAGASNVMIGSWFAGTYESPGDIQQAADGRWYKESFGMASARAVRNRTSEESAYDRARKGLFEEGISTSRMFLDPARPGVEDLIDSIIAGVRSSCTYAGANTLDEFAEKAIVGVQSAAGYAEGKPLHASWG; translated from the coding sequence ATGCGTTTCCTCAATGATCTGAAGCCGCCGTACGACCTGACGTACGACGATGTGTTCATGGTGCCGAGCCATTCCGCTGTCGGATCCCGTCAGGGCGTCGATCTGTCCGCCCCCGACGGCACCGGCACCACCATCCCGCTCGTCGTCGCGAACATGACGGCCATCGCCGGCCGCCGGATGGCCGAGACCGTCGCCCGGCGCGGCGGCCTGGTCGTCATCCCGCAGGACATTCCGATCGAGGTCGTCACCGAGGTCATCTCCTGGGTGAAGACGCGCCACCTCGTGCTGGACACGCCCATCGTGCTCGCCCCGACGCAGACCGTCGCCGACGCGCTGTCCCTGCTGCCCAAGCGCGCCCACAACGCGGGTGTCGTGGTGGACGAGGACAGCCGGCCGGTCGGTGTCGTGACCGACGAGGACCTGGCGGGCGTCGACCGCTTCACCCAGCTGTCCGAAGTCATGTCGTCCAAGGACCTGGTGCTCCTCGACGCGGACATCGACCCGCGTGAGGCGTTCAACCGGCTCGACGGCGCCAACCGCCGCTACGCCCCCGCCGTCGACACGGACGGCAGGCTGGTCGGCATCCTGACCCGTCGGGGCGCGCTGCGCGCCACCCTCTACAGCCCGGCCGTCGACGCACACGGCAGGCTGCGCATCGCCGCCGCCGTCGGCATCAACGGCGATGTCGCGGGCAAGGCCAAGCAGCTGCTCGACGCCGGTGCCGACACGATCGTCGTGGACACCGCGCACGGCCACCAGGAGTCGATGATCGCCGCGGTCAGGGCGGTCCGGGCACTCGACCCGCGGGTGCCGATCGTCGCGGGCAACATCGTGGCCGCCGAGGGCGTACGCGATCTCATCGAGGCCGGCGCCGACATCATCAAGGTCGGTGTGGGCCCCGGCGCCATGTGCACCACCCGGATGATGACCGGCGTGGGCCGCCCGCAGTTCTCCGCCGTACTCGAATGCGCCACGGAGGCGCGGAAGTTCGGCAAGCACGTCTGGGCCGACGGCGGGGTCAGGCACCCGCGTGATGTGGCGATGGCGCTGGCCGCCGGTGCGTCGAACGTCATGATCGGCTCCTGGTTCGCCGGGACGTACGAGTCCCCGGGTGACATCCAGCAGGCTGCCGACGGCCGCTGGTACAAGGAGTCGTTCGGGATGGCGTCGGCCCGCGCCGTCCGCAACCGTACGAGCGAGGAGTCGGCCTACGACCGCGCCCGCAAGGGCCTGTTCGAGGAGGGCATCTCCACCTCGCGGATGTTTCTCGACCCGGCCCGCCCGGGCGTCGAGGACCTGATCGACTCGATCATCGCGGGCGTCCGCTCCTCCTGCACCTACGCCGGTGCCAACACCCTGGACGAGTTCGCCGAGAAGGCGATCGTCGGGGTGCAGAGCGCCGCCGGATACGCCGAGGGCAAGCCGCTGCACGCCAGCTGGGGCTGA
- a CDS encoding NAD(P)/FAD-dependent oxidoreductase yields MTDHPGRRRDVIVIGAGLAGLACAADLCREGLSVSLLEASDTPGGRMRTDRHEGFLLDRGFQVFNTSYPQVKQRMWLRGLRLRPFTPGALVHTPSGRLRFSDPTRRPGVAVDLLSLRPVAGRRDLLALGLLSARDLFGPVSAVKRSADRTTRTALADAGISERLIDAFFRPFLSGVFLEDSLETSSRFFHLLWRSMLRGTQCLPAAGIGAVPAQLAGALPPGVLSPGTPVRALTDEGVELPDGTELHAPCVVVATGPGAAARLLPGLVVPDTRTVTTYYHAAPQPPLHEPTLLVDSARRFLNTCVPSEVAPTYAPADRSLVATSVLGPGGPGEEERLRAVLDEVYRTDTSSWELLAPYTVEGALPAMTAPWPLSRTTRVSPGRHVCGDHRATGSVQGALASGARAAREVLEDRG; encoded by the coding sequence ATGACGGACCACCCGGGCCGGCGCCGCGATGTCATCGTGATCGGCGCCGGACTTGCCGGCCTCGCCTGCGCCGCTGATCTGTGCCGGGAGGGTCTGTCCGTGAGCCTGCTGGAGGCATCGGACACGCCCGGCGGCAGAATGCGCACGGACCGGCACGAGGGATTCCTCCTCGACCGGGGCTTCCAGGTCTTCAACACCTCGTACCCCCAGGTCAAACAGCGCATGTGGCTCCGGGGACTGCGACTGCGCCCCTTCACGCCAGGAGCCCTGGTGCACACGCCGTCGGGGCGGCTTCGGTTCAGCGACCCGACCCGGCGGCCGGGCGTGGCGGTGGACCTGCTGTCGCTGCGGCCGGTCGCGGGCCGCCGCGACCTCCTGGCGCTCGGGCTGCTCTCCGCGCGCGATCTGTTCGGCCCGGTCAGCGCGGTGAAGCGCTCGGCGGACCGTACGACCCGCACGGCGCTCGCCGACGCGGGGATCTCCGAGCGACTCATCGACGCGTTCTTCCGGCCCTTCCTGTCGGGTGTCTTCCTGGAGGACAGCCTCGAAACCTCGTCGCGCTTCTTCCATCTGCTCTGGCGCAGCATGCTCCGGGGCACTCAGTGCCTGCCCGCGGCCGGGATCGGCGCCGTGCCGGCTCAGCTCGCGGGCGCGCTGCCGCCGGGGGTACTGAGCCCCGGCACCCCCGTGCGGGCGCTCACGGACGAGGGAGTCGAGCTGCCTGACGGCACCGAGCTGCACGCTCCCTGTGTGGTGGTCGCGACCGGGCCCGGCGCGGCGGCCCGGCTGCTGCCCGGCCTCGTCGTACCGGACACCCGTACCGTCACGACCTACTACCACGCGGCCCCGCAGCCGCCGCTGCACGAGCCGACCCTGCTGGTCGACAGCGCGCGGCGCTTCCTCAACACCTGCGTACCGAGCGAGGTCGCGCCCACCTACGCCCCGGCCGACCGCTCCCTGGTCGCCACATCGGTCCTCGGCCCCGGCGGACCGGGGGAGGAGGAGAGGCTGCGCGCCGTGCTCGACGAGGTGTACCGCACCGACACCTCGTCCTGGGAACTCCTCGCCCCGTACACGGTGGAGGGCGCTCTCCCCGCCATGACCGCGCCGTGGCCGCTGAGCCGCACGACGCGGGTGTCCCCCGGGCGCCATGTGTGCGGGGACCACCGCGCCACGGGGTCCGTGCAGGGCGCCCTCGCCTCCGGCGCGCGTGCCGCGCGAGAGGTGCTTGAGGACCGGGGCTGA